A window of Natrinema versiforme contains these coding sequences:
- a CDS encoding NAD-dependent succinate-semialdehyde dehydrogenase: protein MSIESTNPATGDVVDSFDETSTEERDEHLARANETFEEWRDTPIQARQRLLSRAADVLRDNADEYAHLMTEEMGKPIGQAHDEVKKCAWVCDYYAEHAAEHLQDEVVASDESARTVVAYQPLGPVLAIMPWNFPFWQVFRFAAPNLAAGNVGLLKHASNVPGCARAIEDVFEQAGFPEGAFTSLLISSSEIDEVIEDDRIRAVTITGSDGAGRAVAETAGSQLKKNVLELGGSDPFVVLEDAPMEQTVETAVQARLINNGQSCIAAKRFIVVEDVYDEFVDRFTEAMDEQVVGDPMDDDTDIGPQAREDLMEDLHEQVEKTVDQGGEIKLGGEPMDRDGAFYPPTVLTDVPENAPADQEELFGPVATVFRVPDEAAAIEKANDTRFGLGASVWTEDLERGERVARQFESGLAFVNELVKSDPRLPFGGVKDSGYGRELARHGIREFVNTKTIWVQQDAGEETEMVE, encoded by the coding sequence GTGTCCATCGAGAGTACGAATCCGGCGACGGGAGACGTGGTCGACAGTTTCGACGAGACATCGACCGAAGAGCGAGACGAACACCTAGCGCGGGCGAACGAGACCTTCGAGGAGTGGCGCGATACGCCGATTCAGGCCCGCCAGCGGCTCCTCTCGAGGGCGGCCGACGTCCTCCGGGACAACGCGGACGAGTACGCCCACCTGATGACCGAGGAGATGGGGAAACCCATCGGACAGGCCCACGACGAGGTCAAGAAGTGCGCGTGGGTCTGTGACTACTACGCCGAACACGCCGCCGAACACCTACAGGACGAGGTCGTCGCGAGCGACGAGAGCGCCCGCACGGTCGTCGCCTACCAGCCGCTCGGCCCGGTGCTCGCCATCATGCCGTGGAACTTCCCGTTCTGGCAGGTGTTCCGCTTCGCCGCCCCCAACCTCGCCGCGGGCAACGTCGGCCTGCTGAAACACGCCTCGAACGTCCCCGGCTGTGCGCGGGCCATCGAGGACGTTTTCGAACAGGCGGGGTTCCCGGAGGGTGCCTTCACCTCGCTGCTGATCAGTTCCAGCGAGATCGACGAGGTGATCGAGGACGACCGCATTCGAGCCGTCACCATCACCGGCAGCGACGGGGCAGGCCGAGCGGTTGCCGAAACGGCCGGCAGCCAGCTCAAGAAGAACGTCCTCGAGTTAGGCGGGAGCGACCCCTTCGTCGTGCTCGAGGACGCGCCGATGGAGCAGACGGTCGAGACGGCGGTACAGGCCCGACTCATCAACAACGGCCAGTCCTGTATCGCGGCCAAGCGGTTCATCGTGGTCGAGGATGTCTACGACGAGTTCGTCGATCGGTTCACCGAGGCGATGGACGAGCAGGTCGTGGGCGATCCGATGGACGACGACACCGATATCGGCCCGCAGGCCCGCGAGGATCTGATGGAGGACCTCCACGAGCAGGTCGAGAAGACGGTCGATCAGGGCGGCGAGATCAAACTCGGCGGCGAGCCGATGGACCGCGACGGCGCGTTCTACCCGCCGACGGTACTCACGGATGTCCCGGAAAACGCGCCCGCGGATCAGGAGGAACTGTTCGGCCCGGTCGCGACGGTCTTCCGGGTCCCGGACGAGGCCGCCGCGATCGAGAAGGCAAACGACACCCGCTTCGGCCTCGGCGCGAGCGTCTGGACCGAGGATCTCGAGCGCGGCGAGCGGGTCGCCCGCCAGTTCGAATCCGGGCTGGCGTTCGTCAACGAACTTGTCAAGTCCGATCCGCGGCTGCCCTTCGGCGGCGTGAAGGACTCGGGCTACGGTCGCGAACTCGCCCGACACGGCATCCGGGAGTTCGTGAACACCAAGACCATCTGGGTCCAGCAGGACGCCGGCGAAGAAACGGAGATGGTCGAGTAA
- a CDS encoding DUF2270 domain-containing protein: MSRDRDEFDPEAPDEREIGREMVDGSTGLGSVVAHLYRGEVDRAVNWRTRLDSTTNWAVTVIAGILAYAFSSEDTAHSIVLVAILIGIVFLLIEARRYRRYDIWRSRVRTMQENLFANALDPTEGIEQRDWRPQLSEDYRDPAVKMPLRDALAHRLRRVYLPLLVGLLLIWLVRLSGEDVSLVRAASVSSTPGWLVIGAVAAVYLSLVAIAVWPDAGAVTETSDEGDRGDLERGE; this comes from the coding sequence ATGAGCCGCGATCGAGACGAGTTCGATCCGGAAGCGCCCGACGAACGCGAGATCGGTCGCGAGATGGTCGATGGGAGCACCGGGCTCGGGTCCGTCGTCGCCCACCTCTACCGCGGCGAGGTTGACCGAGCGGTCAACTGGCGGACGCGGCTCGATTCGACGACCAACTGGGCGGTGACGGTCATCGCGGGCATCCTCGCGTACGCGTTCTCGAGCGAGGATACCGCACACTCGATCGTCCTAGTCGCGATCCTCATCGGCATCGTGTTCCTGCTGATCGAGGCCCGCCGGTACCGACGGTACGACATCTGGCGCTCGCGCGTGCGGACTATGCAGGAGAACCTCTTCGCGAACGCGCTCGACCCCACCGAAGGGATCGAACAGCGCGACTGGCGGCCCCAGTTGAGCGAGGACTACAGGGATCCAGCTGTGAAGATGCCGCTCCGAGACGCGCTCGCCCATCGGCTCAGACGGGTGTACCTCCCGCTGTTGGTCGGCCTCCTGCTCATCTGGCTCGTCCGGCTGAGCGGCGAAGACGTCTCGCTGGTGCGGGCCGCTTCCGTGTCGAGTACGCCCGGTTGGCTCGTCATCGGCGCCGTCGCCGCGGTGTACCTCTCGCTCGTCGCGATCGCCGTCTGGCCCGACGCGGGAGCCGTCACGGAGACGAGCGACGAGGGTGATCGCGGCGACCTCGAGCGGGGCGAGTGA
- a CDS encoding MaoC family dehydratase, translated as MTGLYYEEFSVGETIDHERRRTISESDNQRFCDMTMNQQPLHLDAEFAADTEFGQRVVNGLYTMSLAVGVSIPETTDGTIVANLSYDSVEHPNPVFHGDTIRARSTVTDKRETSDGERGIVTMHVEAFKANDPDEPLVCEFDRTVLSLKREHAVSDHTDDGNAGNEHANGEGA; from the coding sequence ATGACGGGACTGTACTACGAGGAGTTTTCGGTCGGCGAGACCATCGACCACGAGCGCCGGCGGACGATCTCCGAGAGCGACAACCAGCGCTTCTGTGATATGACGATGAACCAGCAGCCCCTCCATCTCGACGCCGAGTTCGCGGCCGACACCGAGTTCGGTCAGCGGGTGGTCAACGGCCTCTACACGATGTCGCTGGCCGTCGGCGTCTCGATCCCGGAGACGACCGACGGGACGATCGTCGCGAACCTCTCCTACGACAGCGTCGAGCACCCGAATCCGGTTTTCCACGGCGATACGATCCGCGCCCGGTCGACGGTCACGGACAAGCGCGAGACCAGCGACGGCGAGCGCGGGATCGTCACCATGCACGTCGAAGCGTTCAAAGCGAACGATCCGGACGAACCGCTCGTCTGCGAGTTCGACAGGACGGTGCTCTCGCTGAAACGGGAGCACGCGGTCAGCGACCACACGGACGATGGAAACGCGGGCAACGAGCACGCGAACGGGGAGGGTGCGTGA
- a CDS encoding Cdc6/Cdc18 family protein — MAEQTGGDPLFESHDPIFNRKELLHVGHVPDEDRIVGRDDEIQSVAAEVGAITRGDPPNNVMLYGKTGTGKSLISRHVATRAQDAARSNDIDCGVLYVDCSEANTETRTTRQLALSLKDQTDYQQNIPLRGVGTMEYYQHIWRILEACFDAVIVILDEIDKLDNSNILMQLSRAREARKTDAYIGVIGISNKVQYRETLDERIDSSFGHRELFFHPYDASQLREIMRNREDAFQPDVLEGGTIELCAALAAKKHGDARKAIEILKEAGELARRTGSETVSEDHIQQAQEVAEINRIEELTSGATVHAKLALYALASRIITGDRETYKTREVYERYVGICELVANDPITENGLYRQLKEQAFLGVIESEKTGGGRSQGSYLLHRLVTDPKHIVKAVRRDSSLEELPTYDHLRERDSSTADRDVDLESFS, encoded by the coding sequence ATGGCTGAGCAGACGGGTGGGGACCCGCTCTTCGAATCTCACGACCCCATCTTTAATCGGAAGGAACTCCTCCACGTCGGTCACGTCCCCGATGAGGACCGCATCGTCGGGCGCGACGACGAGATCCAGTCCGTCGCGGCCGAGGTCGGTGCGATCACGCGCGGCGACCCGCCGAACAACGTGATGCTCTACGGCAAGACGGGAACCGGAAAGAGTCTCATCTCCCGGCACGTCGCGACTCGAGCCCAAGACGCCGCCCGGAGCAACGACATCGATTGTGGCGTGCTCTACGTCGACTGCTCCGAGGCGAACACGGAAACCCGAACGACGCGCCAGTTGGCGCTCAGTTTGAAAGACCAGACCGACTACCAACAGAACATCCCGCTTCGGGGGGTCGGAACGATGGAGTACTACCAGCACATCTGGCGCATTCTCGAGGCGTGTTTCGACGCAGTCATCGTCATCTTAGACGAGATCGACAAACTGGACAACAGCAACATTCTGATGCAGCTTTCCCGCGCTCGCGAAGCCCGGAAAACCGACGCGTACATCGGCGTGATCGGGATCAGCAACAAGGTCCAGTATCGGGAGACCCTCGACGAACGGATCGACAGCAGTTTCGGCCACCGCGAACTGTTCTTCCATCCCTACGACGCGTCCCAACTCCGGGAGATCATGCGCAATCGCGAGGACGCGTTCCAGCCCGACGTGCTCGAGGGCGGCACGATCGAACTCTGTGCGGCCCTCGCCGCGAAGAAACATGGAGACGCGCGGAAGGCGATCGAGATCCTCAAGGAAGCCGGCGAACTCGCACGTCGCACCGGCAGCGAGACGGTCTCGGAGGACCACATCCAGCAGGCACAGGAGGTCGCCGAGATCAACCGCATCGAAGAACTCACCAGCGGTGCGACCGTCCACGCGAAACTCGCGCTGTACGCGCTCGCGAGCCGCATCATTACAGGCGATCGGGAGACCTACAAGACCCGGGAGGTCTACGAGCGCTACGTCGGAATCTGCGAACTGGTCGCCAACGATCCGATCACTGAAAACGGACTCTACCGCCAACTCAAGGAACAGGCGTTCCTCGGCGTCATCGAGTCCGAGAAAACCGGCGGCGGTCGGTCGCAGGGCAGTTACCTCCTGCACCGCCTCGTCACCGATCCGAAACACATCGTCAAGGCCGTCCGCCGCGATTCCTCGCTCGAGGAACTGCCGACGTACGATCACCTCCGTGAGCGGGACTCGTCGACGGCGGACCGCGACGTCGACCTCGAGTCGTTTTCGTAG
- a CDS encoding Glu/Leu/Phe/Val dehydrogenase, which yields MSDDTNPFESLQSQIDDAAAYLDIGDDVIERLKHPERVLETNLTIERDDGDLERFTAFRSQFNGDRGPYKGGIRYHPQVSRDEVKALSGWMTYKTAIVDIPLGGGKGGIAVDPDDYSEAELERLTRSFAKELRPLIGEDRDVPAPDVNTGQREMNWIKDTYETLENTTEPGVITGKALDSGGSEGRVEATGRSTVIAAREAFDYLDKDLEGATVAVQGYGNAGWIAAKLIDEMGATVVAASDSSGGIYNPDGFDPVAAKDYKNETGSVVGYEESEAELTNDEVLTLDVDLLIPAALENAIDADLAEDVEADVISEAANGPLTPAADEVLEEKDVFVIPDILANAGGVTVSYFEWVQNRQRFYWAEERVNEELETVIVDAFDALVETYEEHDLENPRTAAYVVAIQRVADAFAEAGSWP from the coding sequence ATGAGCGATGATACCAACCCATTCGAAAGCCTGCAGTCGCAGATCGACGACGCTGCGGCGTACCTCGACATCGGCGACGATGTGATCGAGCGGCTCAAACACCCCGAGCGAGTGCTCGAGACCAATCTCACGATCGAACGCGACGACGGCGACCTCGAGCGATTCACGGCCTTCCGCTCGCAGTTCAACGGCGACCGCGGTCCCTACAAGGGCGGCATCCGCTATCACCCGCAGGTCTCCCGCGACGAGGTCAAGGCGCTCTCGGGCTGGATGACGTACAAAACCGCGATCGTCGACATCCCGCTCGGCGGCGGCAAAGGCGGGATCGCGGTCGATCCGGACGACTACTCCGAAGCGGAACTCGAGCGACTTACCCGCTCGTTCGCGAAAGAACTCCGCCCGCTGATCGGTGAGGACCGGGACGTTCCCGCACCCGACGTGAACACGGGCCAGCGGGAGATGAATTGGATCAAAGACACCTACGAGACCCTCGAGAACACGACCGAGCCGGGCGTCATCACGGGCAAGGCACTCGACTCCGGCGGGAGCGAGGGCCGCGTCGAGGCCACCGGTCGCTCGACCGTCATCGCCGCGCGCGAGGCCTTCGACTACCTCGACAAGGATCTCGAGGGCGCGACCGTCGCCGTGCAGGGCTACGGCAACGCCGGCTGGATCGCCGCCAAACTGATCGACGAGATGGGCGCGACCGTCGTCGCGGCCAGCGACTCGAGCGGCGGTATCTACAACCCGGACGGGTTCGATCCGGTCGCGGCCAAGGACTACAAGAACGAGACCGGCAGCGTCGTCGGCTACGAGGAAAGCGAAGCGGAACTCACCAACGACGAAGTCCTCACCCTCGACGTCGACCTGCTGATCCCGGCCGCGCTCGAGAACGCGATCGACGCCGACCTCGCCGAGGACGTCGAGGCGGACGTCATTTCCGAAGCCGCGAACGGGCCGCTGACCCCCGCGGCCGACGAGGTCCTCGAGGAGAAAGACGTCTTCGTCATTCCGGACATCCTCGCGAACGCGGGCGGGGTTACCGTCTCGTACTTCGAGTGGGTCCAGAACCGCCAGCGCTTCTACTGGGCCGAAGAGCGGGTCAACGAGGAACTCGAGACGGTCATCGTCGACGCCTTCGACGCCCTCGTCGAGACCTACGAGGAACACGACCTCGAGAACCCCCGAACCGCGGCCTACGTCGTCGCGATCCAGCGGGTCGCCGACGCCTTCGCGGAAGCCGGGAGCTGGCCCTGA
- a CDS encoding DUF6517 family protein codes for MNRRTVLAGVGATGLAGLSGCLGLIGMDEHESSPAGVEADARSATGYDQIGIEEVVVEREVGPLSEEISVTNYKTTHEKAVDMGPLGRQRGAVFIVLTTPQVSLLGREFNPVEEMSATELMELVASNYDGLGDVSPDEEFSVSLLEEETTRSRFTGEAQFDGADVDVDVHVSEAVEAGEDLLVSIGVYPRQLRGQEEDRIVSLMESVTTDVDEDASSGDSGSDGDGGNESSDDSGSGNETNSSDGNESDGDDGILN; via the coding sequence ATGAATCGACGAACCGTACTCGCTGGCGTCGGAGCTACAGGCCTCGCCGGCCTCTCGGGCTGTCTGGGACTGATCGGCATGGACGAACACGAGTCCTCGCCCGCCGGGGTCGAGGCCGACGCGCGATCGGCGACCGGCTACGACCAGATCGGTATCGAGGAGGTCGTCGTCGAACGGGAGGTCGGGCCCCTCTCCGAGGAGATCAGCGTCACGAACTACAAGACCACCCACGAGAAGGCAGTGGATATGGGGCCGCTGGGCCGACAGCGCGGTGCCGTCTTCATCGTCCTGACGACGCCGCAGGTCTCCCTGCTCGGTCGGGAGTTCAACCCCGTCGAGGAGATGTCCGCCACCGAACTCATGGAACTCGTCGCGAGCAACTACGACGGGCTCGGCGACGTCTCCCCCGACGAGGAGTTCTCCGTCTCGCTCCTCGAGGAGGAGACGACCCGGTCGCGGTTCACCGGCGAGGCCCAGTTCGACGGAGCGGATGTCGACGTCGATGTCCACGTCAGCGAAGCCGTCGAGGCGGGCGAGGATCTGCTCGTCAGCATCGGCGTCTATCCCCGGCAACTCCGCGGTCAAGAGGAAGACCGCATCGTCTCGCTCATGGAGTCCGTTACCACCGACGTCGACGAGGACGCCTCGAGCGGGGATTCCGGTTCCGACGGCGACGGCGGCAACGAGAGCAGCGACGACTCGGGGAGCGGAAACGAGACCAACAGCAGTGACGGCAACGAGAGCGACGGCGACGACGGCATCCTCAATTAA
- a CDS encoding PH domain-containing protein encodes MTRISRSEAGGPAGGGDETPSAADPSASAPPWLPLEDGDRIRWQAGPRIQTVLPWAALALVGAVALLAAVVVDVLPIVAVAVAGLAVVLAPALWQYARVSRTAFVVTETVAATRHGVLGRTVRIVSLERIQNTTVEQDPIGRIVGYGTVTIETAGGSELAFWNVEEPGRIRDRLEAERERLTGSEIPGRRDQWEAVLAEVREWRLGLERNP; translated from the coding sequence ATGACGAGGATCAGTCGATCTGAGGCCGGCGGGCCGGCCGGGGGTGGAGACGAGACGCCGTCGGCCGCCGATCCGTCCGCGTCGGCTCCCCCGTGGCTCCCGCTCGAGGACGGCGACCGGATCCGCTGGCAGGCCGGTCCGCGAATCCAGACCGTCCTCCCGTGGGCCGCACTCGCACTCGTCGGCGCGGTCGCCCTGCTGGCCGCGGTCGTCGTCGATGTGCTTCCGATCGTCGCCGTCGCCGTCGCCGGCCTGGCGGTCGTCCTCGCGCCGGCGCTGTGGCAGTACGCTCGCGTCTCGCGAACGGCGTTCGTCGTCACGGAGACGGTCGCCGCCACGCGACACGGCGTCCTCGGGCGGACCGTTCGAATCGTCTCCCTCGAGCGGATCCAGAACACGACCGTCGAGCAGGACCCGATCGGCCGGATCGTCGGCTACGGCACCGTCACGATCGAGACCGCCGGCGGCTCGGAACTCGCGTTCTGGAACGTCGAGGAACCGGGCCGAATTCGCGACCGACTCGAGGCCGAACGCGAGCGTCTGACGGGGAGCGAGATCCCGGGCCGGCGCGACCAGTGGGAAGCGGTCCTCGCCGAGGTCCGGGAGTGGCGGCTGGGCCTCGAGCGGAACCCGTAA
- a CDS encoding PH domain-containing protein, translated as MSTESEASDVAGPATADLEWLSLDDDEEIIWAGGPDRRTLIPAVAIGIPLAIVLIGVVIIVSEYLRVTNTHYVVTDRALYKKTGVLSRDVKRIEHEKVQDISYSQSALGTHFGYGTVEVSTAGGSGVEMAFNSVPDPKAVQQRISERIKRERGESADDRTKDDVLEEILTELRAIRTAVEDGSAGQSSTENRSAAQPADDRQSYEYDEDQSI; from the coding sequence ATGAGCACCGAATCAGAAGCGTCCGACGTTGCAGGCCCCGCCACCGCGGACCTCGAGTGGCTGTCGCTGGATGACGACGAGGAAATCATCTGGGCCGGCGGCCCGGATCGGCGGACGCTCATTCCGGCCGTTGCGATCGGGATTCCGCTGGCGATCGTCCTGATCGGCGTCGTCATCATCGTCAGCGAGTACCTCCGCGTGACGAACACCCACTACGTCGTGACGGACCGCGCGCTGTACAAGAAGACCGGTGTGCTCTCGCGGGACGTCAAGCGGATCGAACACGAGAAGGTCCAGGACATCTCTTACAGCCAGAGCGCGCTGGGAACGCACTTCGGTTACGGTACCGTCGAGGTCAGCACCGCCGGCGGCTCCGGCGTCGAGATGGCGTTCAACTCGGTTCCCGACCCGAAGGCCGTCCAGCAGCGGATCAGCGAACGGATCAAACGCGAGCGCGGCGAGTCCGCCGACGACCGCACGAAAGACGACGTGCTCGAGGAGATCCTCACCGAACTTCGAGCGATTCGAACGGCCGTCGAAGACGGGTCGGCCGGTCAGTCGTCTACCGAGAACCGATCCGCAGCCCAGCCAGCTGACGACCGCCAGTCCTACGAGTATGACGAGGATCAGTCGATCTGA
- a CDS encoding sporulation control protein, producing MPAIALGFVVYLGLQGIIARFVYREAAVHNRHSPLLIAIVAFVCSVVAVFLVDSVLLILLVQAIAIALYRLGAARNRSGTPP from the coding sequence ATGCCTGCGATCGCACTCGGATTTGTCGTCTATCTCGGGCTCCAAGGGATCATCGCACGGTTCGTCTACCGCGAAGCCGCGGTTCACAACCGCCATTCTCCGCTGCTTATCGCGATCGTCGCGTTCGTCTGCAGTGTCGTCGCTGTCTTTCTCGTGGACAGCGTCCTTTTGATTCTACTGGTCCAAGCGATCGCGATCGCGCTGTATCGCCTCGGGGCCGCTCGAAACCGATCAGGGACACCGCCGTAA
- a CDS encoding CoA ester lyase, which produces MVRRSVLFTPGDRPDMCRKAPESGADVIVLDLEDAVSPQRKPEAREAVRDVLTDPDFDPECEVCVRVNAAESTLRDDLDALLGDGTELRLDSVMLPKVGSADDVHALVDELGTYETMLPVFALIESAAGVLAAPEIAAVSATDALVFGAEDLSADIGATRTAAGTEVLYARERVVLAAAANECTAIDTIVSDFKDEDALREDVDFAIQLGYDGKLAIHPAQVGPINEAFTPSAADREWATRVLEAKREADAAGRGVFAVDGEMIDAPLIARAERIIERAEAAEEV; this is translated from the coding sequence ATGGTTCGCAGAAGCGTCCTGTTCACGCCCGGTGATCGACCCGATATGTGCCGGAAAGCGCCCGAGTCCGGAGCGGACGTGATCGTCTTAGACCTCGAGGACGCCGTCTCCCCCCAGCGAAAACCAGAGGCCCGCGAGGCCGTTCGGGATGTGCTGACCGATCCCGACTTCGATCCCGAGTGTGAGGTCTGCGTTCGAGTCAACGCGGCGGAATCGACGCTCAGGGACGACCTCGATGCCCTACTGGGAGACGGCACGGAACTCCGGCTCGATAGCGTCATGCTCCCGAAGGTCGGCTCGGCCGACGACGTCCACGCGCTCGTCGACGAACTCGGTACGTACGAGACGATGTTGCCCGTCTTCGCGCTGATCGAGAGCGCCGCCGGCGTCCTCGCGGCACCCGAAATCGCGGCCGTGTCCGCGACCGACGCGCTGGTGTTCGGCGCGGAAGACCTCTCGGCGGACATCGGGGCGACCCGGACCGCGGCGGGAACCGAGGTGCTCTACGCGCGGGAACGCGTCGTGCTCGCGGCGGCGGCCAATGAGTGTACCGCGATCGACACCATCGTCTCCGACTTCAAGGACGAAGACGCATTGCGCGAGGACGTCGACTTCGCGATCCAGTTGGGGTACGACGGCAAACTGGCGATTCACCCCGCGCAGGTCGGGCCGATCAACGAGGCGTTCACGCCCTCGGCCGCGGACCGCGAGTGGGCGACCCGCGTCCTCGAGGCCAAACGCGAGGCCGACGCCGCGGGACGGGGCGTGTTCGCGGTCGACGGCGAGATGATCGACGCGCCGCTGATCGCCCGCGCCGAACGGATCATTGAGCGGGCAGAAGCCGCCGAGGAGGTCTGA
- a CDS encoding plastocyanin/azurin family copper-binding protein, whose amino-acid sequence MTNRTTRRRWLRGCGALSVVGLAGCLSDDIGSSETDDGPEGESTDLEFPPGLSSDGIDDPAALFDAHRSLVTATSFTGEYAITVRRTDETTDESTTTAPDFFEVRSEPGAERLEKTTFEGPDGSDVDHALYIDGDRGATNTSNHVTERTAGELVEASLNPMESWVRIADGEYDGTETIGAESVHSVSITGLEEQHVPDDELDEEGSILVDEDGLIRRFRAAQSGVRNDTRVELEASFEFSGIGETTVAEPAWVDDLEETGEKRFEVEPGSTVDFAGETSAWVGREPSAIAGVENPTLVLEEGESYTIGWSSGDGLAHNIEIRDENDEVVDDYETEVTTDPGPDQFLDIIASEEMAKYVCNPHEPLMNGDIEVR is encoded by the coding sequence ATGACAAATAGAACGACGAGACGGCGGTGGCTCCGCGGCTGTGGCGCGCTCAGTGTCGTCGGACTGGCCGGCTGTCTCAGCGACGATATCGGCAGTTCCGAGACCGACGACGGACCCGAGGGCGAATCGACCGATCTCGAGTTTCCGCCGGGGTTGAGTAGTGACGGCATCGACGACCCGGCGGCGCTGTTCGACGCTCACAGAAGTCTGGTGACGGCAACGTCGTTTACCGGCGAGTACGCGATCACGGTCCGACGGACGGACGAAACCACAGACGAATCGACGACGACGGCGCCGGATTTCTTCGAGGTTCGTTCCGAACCCGGCGCCGAACGCCTCGAAAAAACCACGTTCGAGGGGCCGGACGGGAGCGACGTGGACCACGCCCTCTACATCGACGGTGACCGCGGCGCAACGAATACCAGTAACCATGTCACGGAGCGCACTGCCGGTGAGTTAGTCGAGGCGTCGCTCAACCCGATGGAATCATGGGTACGGATCGCCGACGGCGAGTACGACGGCACGGAGACGATCGGTGCCGAATCCGTCCACAGCGTCAGCATCACGGGCCTTGAGGAACAACACGTTCCCGACGACGAACTCGACGAGGAGGGATCGATCCTCGTCGACGAAGACGGCCTGATTCGGCGATTTCGAGCGGCGCAATCCGGGGTACGGAACGACACGCGCGTCGAACTCGAGGCCAGCTTCGAATTCAGCGGGATCGGCGAAACGACCGTCGCGGAACCCGCATGGGTCGACGACCTCGAGGAAACCGGCGAAAAACGGTTCGAGGTCGAGCCCGGTAGCACGGTCGACTTCGCGGGTGAGACTAGCGCGTGGGTCGGGCGCGAACCGTCGGCCATCGCCGGCGTCGAGAACCCGACGCTCGTCCTCGAAGAAGGGGAATCCTACACGATCGGCTGGTCATCCGGTGACGGCCTGGCACATAACATCGAAATTCGGGATGAGAACGACGAGGTCGTCGACGACTACGAAACCGAGGTAACGACCGATCCGGGCCCTGATCAGTTTCTCGACATTATCGCGAGCGAAGAGATGGCGAAATACGTCTGTAACCCGCACGAACCATTGATGAACGGCGATATCGAGGTCCGCTGA
- a CDS encoding acyl-CoA dehydrogenase family protein → MEFDLPDEHRMIRETVRDFCEREIEPIAQEIEDEHRFPAEIFDQLADLDMMGVPIAEENGGLGGDTLMYALVAEELGRVSGAIGLSYVAHTSLASKPIELFGSEAQKERWLRPLAEGDYVGGWALTEPSSGSDASDMDTTARKEGDEWVLDGTKQFITNASEAGSILVKAVTDPAAGYDGISTFIVDPREDDGFEVTTIWDKMGLNASPTCEISLEDVRLPEDRLLGEEGEGWEQTKKTLDGGRISIAALSTGLAQGAYEHAKAYSKEREQFGQPICEFDAVRDTIVDMHRKTERARLLTHRAARTYDRGDPVTRESALAKLDASEAAREVAEDAVQVLGGYGYTTDFAPQRFYRDAKLMEIGEGTSEIQHVVIGRELGL, encoded by the coding sequence ATGGAGTTCGACCTGCCCGACGAACACCGGATGATCCGGGAGACTGTGAGGGACTTCTGTGAGCGGGAGATCGAGCCGATCGCCCAGGAGATCGAGGACGAGCACCGGTTCCCCGCCGAAATCTTCGACCAGCTCGCCGATCTCGATATGATGGGCGTCCCAATCGCCGAGGAGAACGGCGGGCTCGGCGGTGACACGCTCATGTACGCGCTGGTCGCCGAGGAACTCGGCCGTGTCTCCGGCGCGATCGGGCTTTCCTACGTCGCCCACACGTCGCTCGCGTCGAAACCCATCGAACTGTTCGGCTCCGAGGCCCAGAAAGAACGCTGGCTGCGCCCGCTCGCCGAGGGCGACTACGTCGGCGGCTGGGCGCTGACCGAACCCAGTAGCGGCTCCGACGCGTCGGACATGGACACGACCGCCCGGAAAGAGGGCGACGAGTGGGTCCTCGACGGCACCAAACAGTTCATCACGAACGCCTCCGAGGCCGGTTCGATCCTCGTCAAAGCGGTCACGGACCCCGCGGCAGGCTACGACGGCATCTCGACGTTCATCGTCGATCCGCGCGAGGACGACGGCTTCGAGGTGACGACGATCTGGGACAAGATGGGGCTGAACGCCTCGCCGACCTGCGAAATCTCCCTCGAGGACGTGCGCTTGCCGGAGGACCGCCTGCTCGGCGAGGAAGGCGAGGGCTGGGAACAGACGAAAAAGACCCTCGACGGGGGTCGCATCTCCATCGCCGCGCTCTCGACGGGGCTCGCACAGGGGGCCTACGAACACGCCAAAGCCTACAGTAAAGAGCGCGAGCAGTTCGGCCAGCCGATCTGCGAGTTCGACGCGGTTCGGGACACAATCGTCGACATGCACCGCAAGACGGAGCGAGCGCGACTGCTGACGCACAGAGCCGCGCGGACGTACGATCGGGGCGATCCCGTCACCCGAGAGTCCGCGCTCGCGAAACTCGACGCCAGCGAGGCGGCCCGCGAGGTGGCAGAGGACGCCGTCCAGGTCCTCGGCGGCTACGGCTACACCACCGATTTCGCGCCGCAGCGGTTCTACCGCGACGCGAAGCTCATGGAGATCGGCGAGGGGACCAGCGAGATTCAACACGTGGTCATCGGCCGGGAATTGGGCCTGTAG